A window from Photobacterium sp. DA100 encodes these proteins:
- a CDS encoding ROK family protein, protein MSKYYWGIDLGGTKIECAVMQYTDDHCMLRKRLPTEGEGGYQHVLGQIKKLIDSCAEEVGEYPKIVGFGTPGTLDPATGTMKNCNSTHLNGQPLDQDLASLLGIPVRLANDANCFALAEATLGVVQDIKPDAEVVFGIIMGTGVGSGIVVNGKVLNGCHGIAGEWGHNVLEADGAPCYCGKNGCVETVLSGKGLERYYRENSGYPAVSRNLPEIVALASQGDELARQTIDRMHQQFGRAVATIINVLDPDVIVVGGGVGNIESLYTEGREAILPHLFNPVLNTVLAKPALGDSAGVFGAAMLVK, encoded by the coding sequence ATGAGCAAATATTATTGGGGTATTGATCTGGGCGGGACAAAAATCGAGTGTGCTGTCATGCAATATACTGATGACCACTGTATGTTGCGTAAGCGCCTGCCCACCGAGGGCGAAGGTGGCTATCAGCATGTGCTCGGACAGATTAAGAAGTTGATCGACTCATGCGCCGAGGAGGTGGGTGAGTACCCTAAAATTGTTGGTTTTGGCACGCCTGGAACCTTGGATCCGGCAACCGGCACCATGAAAAACTGTAACTCGACCCATCTCAATGGCCAGCCGTTGGATCAAGACTTGGCGTCACTACTGGGGATCCCCGTGCGTTTGGCCAACGACGCTAATTGCTTTGCCCTGGCAGAAGCAACACTGGGGGTGGTCCAGGACATAAAGCCTGATGCTGAAGTGGTATTCGGTATCATTATGGGGACAGGCGTCGGTAGTGGTATTGTTGTTAACGGCAAGGTGCTCAATGGCTGTCATGGTATCGCAGGCGAGTGGGGGCATAATGTGCTCGAAGCTGATGGCGCACCTTGTTATTGCGGTAAAAATGGCTGTGTTGAAACTGTGTTGTCGGGAAAAGGACTAGAGCGTTACTACCGAGAGAACAGTGGTTATCCAGCTGTTTCTCGAAATCTTCCGGAGATAGTGGCATTGGCAAGTCAGGGCGATGAGTTGGCGCGGCAGACGATTGACCGCATGCACCAGCAGTTTGGTCGGGCGGTTGCGACAATTATCAATGTGCTGGATCCAGATGTGATCGTCGTAGGCGGTGGGGTAGGAAACATTGAATCCCTGTATACCGAGGGGCGCGAGGCGATTTTACCGCATTTGTTCAATCCTGTTCTCAATACGGTACTGGCCAAGCCCGCGTTGGGCGACAGCGCCGGGGTTTTCGGTGCTGCCATGTTAGTGAAGTAG
- a CDS encoding ABC-type transport auxiliary lipoprotein family protein: MNKGIILALALLAVAGCSSTEPVTKTYLLPDHSSDLTMAFANKHQPVVIVRPVEVAEHLAGTGLVYQSSETEVVQAQQNLWAESLSRQLTRIITQDLRQKQSRYWFDELTPVVNSGNLPKLQVKFTQFNGHYSGGARLSGQWLLVDKQGEALARQPFFIQVPLEQDGYDAQVKALAEGVARLTNQISQSINSLAM; the protein is encoded by the coding sequence ATGAACAAGGGAATAATTCTAGCGCTTGCCCTGTTGGCGGTAGCGGGCTGCAGCTCTACAGAGCCAGTGACGAAAACGTATTTGCTGCCTGATCACAGCAGTGATTTAACCATGGCGTTTGCCAACAAGCATCAACCGGTGGTTATTGTTCGCCCCGTTGAAGTAGCCGAGCATCTGGCGGGAACTGGGCTTGTTTACCAAAGCAGTGAAACCGAAGTGGTCCAGGCTCAGCAAAACTTATGGGCAGAAAGCTTATCGCGTCAGCTGACACGGATCATTACTCAGGATTTACGCCAGAAGCAATCAAGATACTGGTTCGATGAGCTGACTCCTGTTGTAAATAGCGGCAATTTGCCGAAACTTCAGGTGAAGTTTACCCAGTTCAACGGTCACTACAGCGGTGGCGCAAGATTGAGCGGACAATGGCTACTGGTTGATAAGCAAGGTGAAGCCTTGGCAAGGCAGCCGTTTTTCATTCAAGTCCCACTCGAGCAAGATGGCTATGATGCACAGGTGAAAGCATTGGCTGAAGGCGTGGCGCGTTTAACCAACCAGATCAGCCAGAGCATTAATAGTCTGGCGATGTAA